The stretch of DNA CAATCTAAGTTACCATATTTTCTGAGCCAAACCAAAACTGTACTTCTTCCTTGTATTCCATAGCATTTTTGAGCTTGTTTGTAAGTAAAGTCGCCTTTTTCTATTTGGGATACAACGGCTAATTTAAAGCCTAAGGTGTAATCGCGTTGTGTTCTCTTTTTTCTTTCTGAATCTGATGAGTTCATAATAAGTTGATTTAGTGTCAACTTATTTCAGGACGGGACATATAAAACAAAAAAGGCTAATCCTTAGATTAGCCTTTTATATTGGATTAAAATTTGTACTTTTCTTTGTATCGAATGGCAGATTTAACTCTATAATTACCTTCTTCATCCATTTCAGTTAAGACTAAAATTGGATAATATTCACCACTTGGGATTGTCTTTGTGATGTTAGTAGAGATTTTAGGATTCTTTAATTCTGCAGATGCTGAAATTGGTTTGATATCTACGTTTAATAGCTCATATCCTTCAACAGTTTTGAATTCTTCTGCAGGATTTTCAGAAAAATAGACCAATAATTTTAAATTATTACTTGGTTTTGATGTTCTATTTTGGATGGTATTATTATCACCTGTAATGTTCACCATCAAAGTTGTAAAATCAACCTCTAGTTTCCAATCACCTGCTAACACAAGTTGATTCGGTGTATATGCTAAACTTAATGAGCTTTTTACAGTAGAGTAAACATTAGATAAAGAATTATCTGCTTTTTCACCATTTAATAAATAGTTTGTACTTGTTTCATCAACTAAACGTAATTGATTGTCTACAAAACGGAAAGTATTATTTAAAATATGGTAGTTTATAATATGACCAGATTTTTTATCACGTAATACAACAACCGTATTGTAAGCACCAGGCGAAAGATGTTCTAACTCTTTTTGACTGAATTGGATTCGAACATTATTGTAACTTGTTTTGTTACCATCAATTTGACCTAATGCTGTTTCTCGATTTAATTTATTGGGTAATTCGTTAACTTTATAGACAGATTGGGTTGGTACAAAATGAACAGTTAATTCCAAATCATTACTTCTTAAATTCGTGTTGTTTGTAATTTGACTACCATGAATAATGTATGAATTATTCATATCATCACTTTTAATATTCCAACTTCCTTTAAACTCGTAATTTTTATTGTATGTAGCAGGTAAGTCTTTGATTACTACAGTGTGTTGAGCATAGGCTAAACTACCTGTTACTATGGCTGTTGTTAGTAAAATTTTCTTTAAGCTGTTCATAGGTATTACTTTTAAGTATTTTCACAAATTTAAGATTATTTTTAGAAATAAACGCAAATCTTTATGAGATATCTAATGTAAGATATAAATATTTTATGGATTATAATTCTTAGTTTCTATATGTTTTTTACTTTTGGGCTGACGAAAAGATATACAATGAAGATTACGATAAAAGATATTGATCAATATGATGAATTAATCCATAACGAAAATACTCGTTTTGATGAGGTAACAACTTTTGATCGAAATGGTTTAGCACCCGTAAGCATTGAGAATAAAGTAGGTTTAATCAATCCTTTAGGTGAAGTAGTGATCCCTTTTGAATATGAGTCTATTGCGAATTCTACTGTAAATGCTTATAGTGTTTCAAAAGATGGGAAATGGGGCTTTATCACAAAAAATCATCACGTTTTAATTCCAATAGAATACGATTTAGTATCCGATTTTATTGAAAACGTCTGTGCTGTCAAATTGAATGGGAAATGGGGATTTATCGATTTGTTGAATCAAATCGTCATTTCATTGCAGTATGATGGATGTACTGATTTTCGTGCTGGATATGCAGGGGTAGTTATGGATGAAAAATGGGGATTAATCAATACATCAAATGAATTGATTATTGATTATCACTATGAATACCTTACACCAGTAGACGAAAATTTTATCACATTTGGTCAAGCGACCGATTTAAAAGTTGAACGTCCTGATATATTAGCATATTTTCCTTACATGTTATCCAAAGAAAATTATTTGATGAATTTTGGTTTAATTACCATCGATAATCAAATGATATTGGAGCCAATTTCTGAATTACCTATTTTAGAGAGTTTCGAAGGAAATCCTGTAATCCGTAAAAATTATCAATTGGGCTATTTAAAAGGAATGAAAGAATTTATTCCATTTGAACAATTTACGATTGATCCTTACGAAGAGAAGATCTTAAAACAAATCAATGTGATGAAATAAAGAAAAGGAGCGCTATGCTCCTTTTTTATATTGCATATGTTCATGATTTTCACTCATCAGTTGTTTTTCGCCCACCACTTTAAAACCTTTCGATTCATACAATTTTTTTGCTTTGGGATTGGTGAAATCGACGAGTAACCCTAAAGTCAATCCTTTTTTGTTCGCGAATTCTTCAATGATATAATCCAAAATACTATTTCCAAAACCTTTTCCTCTGAATTCTGGAAAAATAGCGATGGTATCGATGTAATATTCACCTGCTTCCGTTTCATCTTGTGGATGTATAACGCGATCATATTTGTCTTTTAAGAGATTTAATACAGGTTGACGTAATTCATCCAATTGCTCCCCATTGTAAATGGTAAAACTTCCAGCAATTTGATTTTCAAATTCTAAAATCCAACTGTTTTGATAACTGTATTGATTGTTTTCTTGAGCAATTAATTCACTTAAAAATTGTTTTGATTTTTCTTCATTTTGCTCACCGATAAAATCAAAGACAATATCTTTCATGGCAAAAAACATTAGATCGGCTATGGTTTTAGCCTCCTCACGGTTTGCTTTTCGTATTGTATATTCCATTTATAAAATAAAAAAGCCTTGAAAGAATTCAAGGCATTTGTTAAACGTTATTGAAATTTAAATTATTTAATTTTAGCTTTCTCTAAAGTATTATTAATTCCTTGTTTTGCATCTTCAGCTGCTTTATTCACACTTTCTTTCGCATCTTGTGCAGCCTCTTTTACATCTTGTTTTGCGTCTTTCGCAGCATTATTAATATCATTACCAACTTCTTTTGCTTTCGCATCAACAGCATTGGCTGCATCATTAACACCTTCTTTTACATCTTGAGCAGCATTTGAAACGGCAGCTTTAGCATTTTCCCAAGCTACATTTGCATTATCTAATGTTTTACGCGCTGCTTCTTCAGCTGCTTTATCTCCTTTAGCAATTGCTTCATCTAAATCTTTTTGTGCTTGATCGACTTTAGCTTTAGCTTCAGCTTCAGTTAAAACAACACCGTCTGTTGAAGTCGTTTCAACAACAGCAACTGTATCGTTATCACCATCTGTTACTACAGTTTTATTTGTTTCTGTTTTACATGATACAAATGCTAAACCAGCTACTGCAGCTAATACAAATAATTTTTTCATAATTCTTTCGTTTTTTATTTAAGTTTTGAGTTGACATACAAACAACAATTAAACCATTTTAAAAATGATTCCTTGTTTCGTATACTTAAACTTATAAAATAAATTGAATTATTTGCATAAAATGTTAAAATTTAACATTTTAAAACCAAACTTCTGCAATACGATCATTTCCTGAGATGTCCTTATGGATTTCAGCATTTGAATAATTTTCAAGAAACATATGTTTTGTTTCTTCGCCGAGGTATTGATTGATTTCACAAAATAACTTTCCATTAGGTTTTAAATGGTTTAAGCCAATTTCAGAAACGCGACGGTAAAACAACAATGGATCTTCATTGGATACAAATAATGCCAGATGGGGTTCATGATCCAATACATTTTGATGCATTTCGCTTTTTTCTAATTCACGGATGTATGGAGGATTAGATATAATCAAATCAAACGTTTGACCATAATCAAAGTCCTTTAACATGTCTTGATGAATAAAATGAACGTTTGTGTCATGATAATCATTGTTAAATTTTGCCACCTCTAAGGCTTCTTCTGAAACATCTACAGCAAATATTTCTGCATTTGGAAATAATTTGGATAAGGTGATCGGGATACAACCTGTTCCGGTACCAAAATCAATTATTTTTAATGAAGCTTCTTTGGGGTATTTTTCAGTGATCAAATAAATTAATTCTTCAGTTTCGGGACGAGGAATTAATGTATGTTCATTGACTTTAAAGAAATAATCATAAAAGAAAGCATAACCCACCACTTGTTGAACAGGTTTTCCTTGTTTTAAGGCTTCTATATCGGCTTCAAGAAAGGGGGATTCAAATTCTTTTGTATCATCATTGAACCAAAATGAATCTAATATATTGAATCGTATTTCAACATAAAATCTAAAAATGGCTTGAATTTCGTCTTTATCATAAAGCGAAGCCAATTCAGTATATAATCGGTCTTGAATTCCTTTAATCGTCATTGGACAAAGATACATTTTAATGATGGAATTGCCTATTTATCGGAATTAGATTGTCATTTCAATAGGTTGGTATTAATTTTTTTAATCTTTCAAATAGTTTAGAAGCCATCAAAAAATCATAAATTTGCCGTTCCATGAAAAAAGATATCAGCAAATTAAATCCAAAGGAATATATACTGATTAAAGGAGCTAAGCTTCATAATCTTAAGAATATTGATTTAGCCATTCCTAAAAACAAATTAATTGTGATTACAGGGATGTCAGGATCCGGTAAATCGACTTTAGCATTTGATACACTTTATGCCGAAGGGCAAAGACGATATGTCGAAAGTTTATCTTCCTATGCACGTCAATTTTTAGGAAAATTAGATAAACCTCAAGTAGATTATATTCATGGAATTGCACCAGCAATCGCCATTCAGCAAAAAGTGAATTCTACCAATCCGCGTTCAACAGTAGGAACTTCAACCGAAATTTATGATTATCTGAAATTATTATACGCGCGAATAGGAAAAACATACTCACCAATTTCGGGTGAATTGGTTCATAAAGACTCAGTAACCGATGTGATTGATTTTATGAAATCATACCCTGCAGAATCAAAGTTCATATTACGTGTTCCATTAAATATTCCTGAAGAGCGTACTTTTTCAGAGCATTTAGGAATTTTACAACAGCAAGGATTTACTCGTTTGTCGGTGGATGATAATCCCGTTAAAATCGAAGATTTGATTTCGTTTAACTTTGAACCTCAACCGGAAAATAAAGTTCATCTTGTGATCGATCGTATTTCGATTCCTGTGGATGCTGAAGAATCTTTTTATCATCGCTTAGCTGATTCCATAGAAACTGCATTTTTCGAAGGGAAAGGTGAGATTGAACTCCAAATTTTAGAGGAAAATATTAAAAAAGTTTTTTCGAATAAATTTGAAGCGGATGGAATGATTTTTAATGAACCTAATACTCACTTCTTCAGTTTTAATAACCCTTATGGTGCCTGTCCAACATGCGAAGGTTATGGGAAGGTCATTGGAATTGATGAGGATTTGGTTGTTCCCAATAAAGCGCTTTCTATTTATGAAGATGCAGTTGTCGCATGGAAAGGAGAGAAGATGAGCGAATGGAAACTGCATTTTATGAAATTTGCATCCAGCTTCGATTTTCCAATACATAAGCCTTACTTTGAATTAACCGATGAGCAAAAAGATATTTTATGGCGAGGTCAAGGAAAATGGGAAGGATTGGATGGTTTCTTTGCCATGGTAGAGCAAAATACCTATAAGATTCAATACCGTGTGATGTTGTCCCGTTACCGTGGGAAAACGACATGTCCAACGTGTAGAGGGATACGATTACGTAAAGAAACAGATTATGTAAAAATTAATGATCGTTCAATTTCGCAATTGGTGGATTTACCTCTTAATGAGTTGAATGATTTTTTTCAATCAATTGTATTCTCAGATTTTGATCGTCAGGTCGCGAATCGTATTATTTATGAGATTGGTTCTCGTTTACAATTCTTATTGGATGTAGGTTTAGATTATTTAACCCTAAATCGTGCTTCTAATACTTTGTCGGGAGGAGAATCACAACGTATTAATTTAGCGACTTCATTGGGAAGTAGTTTAGTGGGTTCAATGTATATTTTGGATGAACCATCGATTGGTTTGCATTCAAAAGATACGGAGCGTTTTGTAACGATTTTACAGCGATTACGTGATTTAGGAAATACAGTAATTGTAGTAGAGCATGATGAAGATATCATGAAAGCTGCGGACTATATTATAGATATTGGTCCAGAAGCAGGTACTAATGGCGGACATGTTGTCTTTGAAGGTACTTATGAAGAATTATTGAAAGCGGATACGTTAACAGCAGGATATTTGAATGGAAAACTAGAAATTGAAGTTCCAAAGAAAAGAATTCAACCTCAAAATTATTTAAAAGTACTGGGTGCACGCGAAAATAATTTAAAAAACATTGACGTTAAGTTTCCTTTAAATATGCTTACGGTGATTACAGGAGTTTCGGGTTCAGGGAAATCTACACTGATGAAAGAAATTCTAACGCCTGCATTGGAACGTCACTTCGAAATATTTGGAAATCGAATAGGGGAACATGATGGATTAATTGGTGATCTAGACCGATTGAAAGGCATCGAATTAATTGATCAAAATCCGATTGGTAAATCAACACGATCTAATCCTGTCACCTATGTGAAAGCATATGATGATATCCGTACGCTATTTGCTAATACAAAAGCAAGTAAGCTGAATGGCTTCCAGGCAAAACATTTCTCTTTTAATGTGGATGGAGGGCGTTGCGATACATGTAAAGGTGATGGTACAATTACCATTGAAATGCAATTTATGGCTGATGTGGAATTAGTTTGTGAAGAATGTAATGGAGAACGATTCAAAAAGTCAGTATTGGAAGTGAAATATGAAGGTCTTTCCATTTCTGATGTATTGAACTTAACCATTGATGAGGCCATTGAATTCTTTGGTCAACATCAACAAAAAAAGATTGTGGATAAGATAAAACCTTTACAAGATGTTGGTCTAGGTTATGTTAAATTGGGACAATCATCAAGTACATTATCGGGTGGAGAAGCTCAGCGTGTAAAATTAGCTTACTTTTTAACGAAAGGGGAAACAACCGATAAAACGCTTTTTATTTTTGATGAGCCTTCAACAGGTTTGCATTTTCATGATATCCAAAAATTAATTAAAGCCTTACGAGCATTAATTGATTTAGGACATTCGGTATTTGTCATTGAACATAACATGGATATTATAAAAGTTGCCGATTGGGTGATTGATTTAGGTCCTGAAGGAGGTAAAAAAGGAGGTTACTTAGTGGTAGAGGGAACTCCAGAAGATGTAGCAAAAGTCAAAGAATCATTTACAGGTCAATTTTTAAAAGATAAATTATAAAAAAAAAAAATCCCATGATATTCAAGCCATGGGATTTTTTTATAATAAGTATAAAAGATTATTCTTTAATTAATTTTTCCAATAAAGTGTTGATTTCAGCATCATTCCAATCTCTCGTTTTTGTTTCTTTTAAAACAATTTCACCTTTTTTATTTAAGATATATGTCGTTGGAAAAACATGAGGCATCATATTTACAGAGATTGGACTCGTCGGTTCGTATACTGGCATGGTATATCCATTCTTTTGTAAAAACGCATTGAATGTTTTTGGTTTATCTTGTATAGCCACTAATACAAATTTTACTTTCTGTCCTTTCGATTCGTACAATTTTTGGATACTTGGCATTTCTTCAACACATGGAGGACACCAACTTCCCCAAAAATTAATAAATACGACTTCTCCTGATTTTTTAAAATCAACTAAATTTGAATTACTTGCTCCGTTGTGTCCTAACAGATCAATATCAAAATCGCTATCACTTAAATTTTCATCTCGTACTGCAACCAAATGATCTTCACCTTCAATCATATTTTTTATTGCTGTCCCAATGGGTGTAAACATGATCGCAATTAATCCTATTACAACAACAACAGCTAAAATGATTTGATTATTCTTTTTCATGGGTAAAAAATTCTTAAACCGTATAATTTAAAATCAATAGCAAAGATGAAAACAAAATTTAGATTCCACAAATATTAATGCACATCAATTGGATTGATGGTTTAATATCATGAAACTTCTAGAATTGGTTTTGGATAAAATATTTTTTCGATGCGTGTCCACAGTAAGTTTACTTAGATGCAACATTTCCGAAATTTCAATGCTGGTATGCCCTTTTTTAATCAATTCAAAAATTTCCTTTTCCCGTTTTGTTAGATTAAAACGATTCTCAGCATGTACATATTGATTGGATTGACGATCAAATATTTTAAAATCATCTTTTTCGCGTTGCTGATGATAGTCTATGAGCTCATGAAAGACAATGGCGCGATTCATATGTCCCAATTCATTGACTTCTAAGGCTTGATAGCTTTGTTTTAGACGTATATAATGACCATACGCTGTTTTTACACGATAGGTGTACGTCGTGATAAAACGATTTAATTCGCTAACGGATAATTTCTCTGTAAACTCAATAGCTTTTCGTTCGCATTCCATCACATATTTTACATCTTCAGGATGCAAAAATGTCATAATTTCGATAAAAGAGTAATCATCTTTCGTATAACCTAAAATTTTCTCGAAACTGTCACTCGTAAATAGGATTTCGTTCGTTTCACAGTTATATATATAATAATAACTTGGATGAATAATCGGTTGAT from Faecalibacter sp. LW9 encodes:
- a CDS encoding WG repeat-containing protein — encoded protein: MKITIKDIDQYDELIHNENTRFDEVTTFDRNGLAPVSIENKVGLINPLGEVVIPFEYESIANSTVNAYSVSKDGKWGFITKNHHVLIPIEYDLVSDFIENVCAVKLNGKWGFIDLLNQIVISLQYDGCTDFRAGYAGVVMDEKWGLINTSNELIIDYHYEYLTPVDENFITFGQATDLKVERPDILAYFPYMLSKENYLMNFGLITIDNQMILEPISELPILESFEGNPVIRKNYQLGYLKGMKEFIPFEQFTIDPYEEKILKQINVMK
- a CDS encoding GNAT family N-acetyltransferase codes for the protein MEYTIRKANREEAKTIADLMFFAMKDIVFDFIGEQNEEKSKQFLSELIAQENNQYSYQNSWILEFENQIAGSFTIYNGEQLDELRQPVLNLLKDKYDRVIHPQDETEAGEYYIDTIAIFPEFRGKGFGNSILDYIIEEFANKKGLTLGLLVDFTNPKAKKLYESKGFKVVGEKQLMSENHEHMQYKKGA
- the prmC gene encoding peptide chain release factor N(5)-glutamine methyltransferase, translating into MYLCPMTIKGIQDRLYTELASLYDKDEIQAIFRFYVEIRFNILDSFWFNDDTKEFESPFLEADIEALKQGKPVQQVVGYAFFYDYFFKVNEHTLIPRPETEELIYLITEKYPKEASLKIIDFGTGTGCIPITLSKLFPNAEIFAVDVSEEALEVAKFNNDYHDTNVHFIHQDMLKDFDYGQTFDLIISNPPYIRELEKSEMHQNVLDHEPHLALFVSNEDPLLFYRRVSEIGLNHLKPNGKLFCEINQYLGEETKHMFLENYSNAEIHKDISGNDRIAEVWF
- the uvrA gene encoding excinuclease ABC subunit UvrA — protein: MKKDISKLNPKEYILIKGAKLHNLKNIDLAIPKNKLIVITGMSGSGKSTLAFDTLYAEGQRRYVESLSSYARQFLGKLDKPQVDYIHGIAPAIAIQQKVNSTNPRSTVGTSTEIYDYLKLLYARIGKTYSPISGELVHKDSVTDVIDFMKSYPAESKFILRVPLNIPEERTFSEHLGILQQQGFTRLSVDDNPVKIEDLISFNFEPQPENKVHLVIDRISIPVDAEESFYHRLADSIETAFFEGKGEIELQILEENIKKVFSNKFEADGMIFNEPNTHFFSFNNPYGACPTCEGYGKVIGIDEDLVVPNKALSIYEDAVVAWKGEKMSEWKLHFMKFASSFDFPIHKPYFELTDEQKDILWRGQGKWEGLDGFFAMVEQNTYKIQYRVMLSRYRGKTTCPTCRGIRLRKETDYVKINDRSISQLVDLPLNELNDFFQSIVFSDFDRQVANRIIYEIGSRLQFLLDVGLDYLTLNRASNTLSGGESQRINLATSLGSSLVGSMYILDEPSIGLHSKDTERFVTILQRLRDLGNTVIVVEHDEDIMKAADYIIDIGPEAGTNGGHVVFEGTYEELLKADTLTAGYLNGKLEIEVPKKRIQPQNYLKVLGARENNLKNIDVKFPLNMLTVITGVSGSGKSTLMKEILTPALERHFEIFGNRIGEHDGLIGDLDRLKGIELIDQNPIGKSTRSNPVTYVKAYDDIRTLFANTKASKLNGFQAKHFSFNVDGGRCDTCKGDGTITIEMQFMADVELVCEECNGERFKKSVLEVKYEGLSISDVLNLTIDEAIEFFGQHQQKKIVDKIKPLQDVGLGYVKLGQSSSTLSGGEAQRVKLAYFLTKGETTDKTLFIFDEPSTGLHFHDIQKLIKALRALIDLGHSVFVIEHNMDIIKVADWVIDLGPEGGKKGGYLVVEGTPEDVAKVKESFTGQFLKDKL
- a CDS encoding TlpA disulfide reductase family protein, encoding MKKNNQIILAVVVVIGLIAIMFTPIGTAIKNMIEGEDHLVAVRDENLSDSDFDIDLLGHNGASNSNLVDFKKSGEVVFINFWGSWCPPCVEEMPSIQKLYESKGQKVKFVLVAIQDKPKTFNAFLQKNGYTMPVYEPTSPISVNMMPHVFPTTYILNKKGEIVLKETKTRDWNDAEINTLLEKLIKE
- a CDS encoding LuxR C-terminal-related transcriptional regulator; this translates as MSSPSKIKSDWDFWLNYPNNLQKPENHQPIIHPSYYYIYNCETNEILFTSDSFEKILGYTKDDYSFIEIMTFLHPEDVKYVMECERKAIEFTEKLSVSELNRFITTYTYRVKTAYGHYIRLKQSYQALEVNELGHMNRAIVFHELIDYHQQREKDDFKIFDRQSNQYVHAENRFNLTKREKEIFELIKKGHTSIEISEMLHLSKLTVDTHRKNILSKTNSRSFMILNHQSN